The DNA segment GTGGACGACCGCGTCGGCGACCCCTTGGGACCGTAGGTCCTTCAGGTGGTCGACGATGTCCGGCTCCAGCCAGGGGTCTTGCGGCCGACCGCTCCGGCTCTGGTAGACGAGCGACCAGCGAGACTCGGGAAGGCCGACGGCCTCGGCGAAACGGCCGCTTCCGGCGTTTCTGTCAGGCTTCACAAGAGCCTTAAGATTGTGGCCGACCAAATAGGTCGGCGCGTGCGATCGTCGAGATCTTCAGCGGTCAGCAGCACTTGGGCCGCATGCCGACCGTTATCACGCAGGGCCCGGCGAATCAATAACTTCACCGTCGGCGAGAATGGTTTCTTCCAGCAAGACCTGCACAACTATCAGGTGAATCTGAGCAAGCGGAACGCGACCGGTGGTTTGGTCAGCTTGCGCAGCGTTACCCAGTACGAC comes from the Bremerella sp. JC817 genome and includes:
- a CDS encoding ferrochelatase, which encodes MKPDRNAGSGRFAEAVGLPESRWSLVYQSRSGRPQDPWLEPDIVDHLKDLRSQGVADAVVHPIGFISDHMEVLFDLDEEAKLACNEIGLNMVRADSAGTDPRFVAMLAE